In a single window of the Dreissena polymorpha isolate Duluth1 chromosome 3, UMN_Dpol_1.0, whole genome shotgun sequence genome:
- the LOC127874879 gene encoding lysoplasmalogenase-like protein TMEM86A, which translates to MIPEDLKVSLTRDQTIRLVPFFATWLMYYLLYMPITGYPPETLGSVFFKLLPMAGLVFYIISASLDFKGFPTAKTWIPKDHRQRNFLFGMMASAVGDACLVWRNTLFIPGLLAFAVGHVFYFVGLEQCGKNSRTRELFILLGIDVFLFFQPAFNSYVMTALVALYVSLIFSMAWRATAWYESDGSKSSMAGCAGALLFVLSDGLIAIDKWYVPLPFVGSMVMSTYFGAQLCLAVSTTRDLK; encoded by the coding sequence ATGATCCCTGAAGATCTGAAGGTATCGCTGACGCGGGACCAGACCATACGCCTGGTTCCCTTTTTTGCAACGTGGCTGATGTACTATCTTCTGTACATGCCTATTACCGGCTACCCACCTGAAACGCTCGGTTCCGTGTTTTTTAAGCTTCTCCCGATGGCCGGACTTGTGTTTTACATCATTTCTGCTTCACTGGACTTCAAAGGATTCCCGACGGCGAAAACCTGGATACCAAAAGATCACAGACAACGCAACTTCCTGTTTGGCATGATGGCGTCTGCAGTCGGCGACGCATGTTTAGTATGGCGTAATACACTGTTTATACCCGGCCTCCTAGCGTTTGCTGTGGGACACGTATTTTATTTCGTTGGGTTAGAACAATGCGGAAAAAACAGCCGAACGAGAGAATTGTTCATTCTTCTAGGAATagacgtgtttttatttttccaaCCGGCATTCAATTCCTACGTCATGACCGCCCTCGTCGCGTTGTACGTTTCGCTGATATTTTCAATGGCGTGGCGCGCGACTGCCTGGTACGAATCGGACGGGTCCAAATCGTCCATGGCGGGGTGTGCAGGTGCGTTGCTCTTCGTTCTATCAGACGGCCTTATCGCAATCGATAAATGGTACGTTCCACTTCCGTTCGTTGGTTCCATGGTGATGTCGACCTACTTTGGTGCCCAGCTCTGTTTAGCTGTCAGTACAACAAGAGACCTGAAGTGA